A genomic window from Candidatus Methylacidiphilum fumarolicum includes:
- a CDS encoding Uma2 family endonuclease has translation MHPTDEATLNQGLVELEIPEVFNEDWLAVLPEDFPKCLVVSGRIARADGEPITIEQYLELPEDFPALLNEYGELEMSPASDETHNNKRSRLCDMLRYYSTLNGNPDGVETEREIFVPGFRSYRPDLSYFSRERLQTAIQPLGKRGQRYAVEAPDLVAEILSYSNLEKVVVGDEKKLWKQKDLSKWAPIFKELIKDKNLTKIDLHLKLYEATQVKEVWIVGEANNVYCPKLTVYRLASGKLNKAGEFMAGELFSSPLFPNLAIDPQWIESGAPKEFYRLSFIPKLDHDIDANKSPELAAQAKQLIRRIQQALTLPSQ, from the coding sequence ATGCACCCTACGGATGAGGCCACACTCAACCAGGGCCTTGTGGAACTAGAAATTCCAGAAGTATTCAACGAGGACTGGCTTGCTGTCCTACCAGAAGATTTCCCTAAGTGCCTAGTCGTTAGTGGGAGAATAGCCAGAGCCGATGGCGAACCCATAACGATAGAGCAATATCTGGAACTGCCAGAAGATTTCCCAGCCCTGCTCAACGAATACGGAGAACTGGAAATGTCCCCAGCATCTGATGAAACTCATAACAACAAGCGAAGTAGATTGTGCGATATGCTCCGTTATTACAGCACACTCAACGGTAATCCTGATGGAGTAGAAACGGAAAGGGAAATCTTCGTTCCTGGATTTCGGTCCTATAGGCCAGATTTATCCTATTTTAGTAGAGAGCGGCTACAGACAGCGATTCAACCCCTAGGGAAAAGAGGACAGCGCTATGCGGTAGAGGCTCCTGATCTAGTAGCGGAAATCCTTTCCTATTCCAATCTTGAAAAAGTAGTGGTGGGGGATGAGAAAAAATTATGGAAGCAGAAGGACCTCTCAAAATGGGCTCCCATATTCAAAGAGCTGATTAAGGATAAGAACCTCACAAAAATAGATCTCCATTTGAAGCTTTACGAAGCAACCCAGGTTAAGGAAGTCTGGATTGTGGGAGAAGCCAATAACGTGTATTGCCCAAAACTAACGGTATACAGACTTGCTTCGGGAAAGCTAAACAAAGCAGGAGAATTTATGGCTGGGGAACTCTTTAGCTCCCCTCTTTTCCCAAACCTAGCAATCGATCCACAGTGGATCGAAAGTGGTGCACCAAAAGAATTTTATCGCCTTTCATTTATTCCAAAACTTGACCACGACATAGACGCAAACAAAAGTCCTGAATTAGCTGCACAAGCCAAGCAGTTGATTAGGCGCATCCAGCAGGCGTTGACTCTTCCCTCCCAGTAA
- a CDS encoding Uma2 family endonuclease: MHPTDEATLNQGLVELEIPEVFNEDWLAVLPEDFPKCLVVSGRIARADGEPITIEQYLELPEDFPALLNEYGELEMSPASDNVHNNRRNALFRLLSFYCEQCDNPNGARIEEEIFVPGFRSYRPDLTYFSRERLQTAIQPLGKRGQRYAVEAPDLVVEILSYSNLEKVVVGDEKKLWKQKDLSEWAPIFKELIKDKNLTKIDLHLKLYEATQVKEVWIVGEANNVYCPKLTVYRLASGKLNKIAEFMAGELFSSPLFPNLAIDPQWIESGAPKEFYRLSFIPKLDHDIDANKSPELAAQAKQLIRRIQQALTLPSQ; this comes from the coding sequence ATGCACCCTACCGATGAGGCCACACTCAACCAGGGCCTTGTGGAACTAGAAATTCCAGAAGTATTCAACGAGGACTGGCTTGCTGTCCTACCAGAAGATTTCCCTAAGTGCCTAGTCGTTAGTGGGAGAATAGCCAGGGCAGATGGCGAACCCATAACGATAGAGCAATATCTGGAACTGCCAGAAGATTTCCCAGCCCTGCTCAACGAATACGGAGAACTGGAAATGTCCCCAGCTTCAGACAACGTTCATAATAACAGGCGTAATGCACTGTTTCGCCTATTATCATTTTACTGTGAGCAGTGTGACAATCCTAATGGGGCTAGAATTGAAGAGGAAATCTTCGTTCCTGGATTTCGGTCCTATAGGCCAGATTTAACCTATTTTAGTAGAGAGCGGCTACAGACAGCGATTCAACCCCTAGGGAAAAGAGGACAGCGCTATGCGGTAGAGGCTCCTGATCTAGTGGTGGAAATCCTTTCCTATTCCAATCTTGAAAAAGTAGTGGTGGGGGATGAGAAAAAATTATGGAAGCAGAAGGACCTCTCAGAATGGGCTCCCATATTCAAAGAGCTGATTAAGGATAAGAACCTGACAAAAATAGACCTCCATTTGAAGCTTTACGAAGCAACCCAGGTTAAGGAAGTCTGGATTGTGGGAGAAGCCAATAACGTGTATTGCCCAAAACTAACGGTATACAGACTTGCTTCGGGAAAGCTAAACAAAATAGCTGAATTTATGGCTGGAGAACTCTTTAGCTCCCCTCTTTTCCCAAACCTAGCAATCGATCCACAGTGGATAGAAAGTGGTGCACCAAAAGAATTTTATCGCCTTTCATTTATTCCAAAACTTGACCACGACATAGACGCAAACAAAAGTCCTGAATTAGCTGCACAAGCCAAGCAGTTGATTAGGCGCATCCAGCAGGCGTTGACTCTTCCCTCCCAGTAA
- the rpsO gene encoding 30S ribosomal protein S15 gives MEEEIEKHKLIEQFRLHEKDTGSAVVQIALLTNKIQRLTTHLKKNSKDHSSRRGLLRMVNRRRKLLNYLNRTEPEKYREMLNRLSLRK, from the coding sequence ATGGAAGAAGAAATTGAAAAACACAAGCTCATTGAGCAGTTCAGACTGCATGAAAAAGACACGGGCTCTGCCGTTGTTCAGATTGCTTTGCTTACAAATAAGATTCAGCGGTTAACAACGCATCTCAAAAAAAACAGCAAAGACCATAGTTCAAGAAGAGGACTTCTTCGGATGGTGAATAGGAGACGGAAGCTCCTGAATTATCTGAATCGAACAGAGCCGGAAAAGTATCGTGAAATGCTAAACCGGCTTTCACTGAGAAAATAA